One window from the genome of Mycolicibacterium gadium encodes:
- a CDS encoding beta propeller repeat protein: MSEGGLMVVAATSRGVFTVSGDGKARAWPELPGQVMAMAVQDERVAVAVHKHGVFLATAGADHWTDLGDGLAHRDVRALAFDPHTPNALYAGTEPAHLLRWQDGIWAECGNVLGVPEAKRWSFPIRPGIAHVRTIAVHPLEADVVYVGIEVGSLLITRDRGQTWEEIDGLGHDIHRVVLHPEAPDRLIVTTGQDTKPYRGGKGIYRSTDRGSSWVQSNNGLGERNYTEDAIVVHPADPDVVFLAAADGIPPKWAAVRRLVMGVINGNVYFLSPSKLRRRRGADVGFFRSNDGGASWVRLDSEDDRGLFDMVWALEGELTEGGELLLYHGTTAGGLYVSEDEGHTWKCLADGLGAITHIATPKKGTAQ, translated from the coding sequence GTGAGTGAGGGAGGCTTGATGGTCGTCGCCGCGACAAGCCGCGGTGTATTCACCGTGTCCGGCGACGGCAAGGCCCGGGCCTGGCCCGAGTTGCCGGGGCAGGTCATGGCCATGGCTGTCCAGGACGAGCGCGTCGCCGTCGCCGTCCACAAGCACGGCGTGTTTCTGGCCACCGCGGGCGCAGACCACTGGACTGACCTCGGCGATGGCCTCGCCCACCGCGACGTGCGCGCGCTGGCGTTCGATCCGCACACGCCCAACGCGCTCTACGCCGGAACAGAACCAGCGCACTTGCTGCGGTGGCAAGACGGGATCTGGGCCGAGTGTGGAAACGTCCTCGGCGTACCCGAAGCGAAAAGGTGGAGCTTCCCCATCCGCCCGGGAATCGCGCACGTCCGTACCATCGCCGTGCACCCACTAGAAGCTGACGTCGTCTACGTCGGCATTGAAGTTGGATCCCTCCTGATCACCCGGGACCGGGGACAGACGTGGGAGGAGATCGATGGCCTCGGTCACGACATCCACCGCGTGGTCCTGCACCCGGAAGCTCCCGACCGGCTCATCGTCACCACCGGCCAAGACACCAAGCCTTACCGCGGCGGCAAGGGCATTTACCGCAGCACCGACCGCGGATCGAGCTGGGTGCAGTCCAACAACGGACTTGGCGAGCGCAACTACACCGAAGACGCGATCGTGGTGCATCCCGCCGACCCCGACGTGGTGTTCCTCGCCGCCGCCGACGGCATCCCACCGAAGTGGGCTGCAGTGCGCCGGCTGGTGATGGGCGTGATCAACGGCAACGTCTATTTCTTGTCGCCGTCCAAACTGCGCCGACGCCGCGGCGCCGACGTGGGATTCTTCCGCAGCAACGACGGTGGCGCCTCCTGGGTACGGCTGGATAGCGAGGACGACCGCGGCCTGTTCGACATGGTCTGGGCGCTGGAAGGCGAGCTCACTGAAGGCGGCGAGCTGCTGCTGTACCACGGCACCACGGCGGGTGGGCTTTACGTGTCGGAAGACGAGGGCCACACCTGGAAGTGCCTGGCCGACGGCCTGGGCGCGATCACCCACATCGCGACGCCGAAGAAGGGAACAGCGCAGTGA
- a CDS encoding SDR family NAD(P)-dependent oxidoreductase: protein MTAGDRRVAIVTAAAAGIGKAIAMRWCREGGCCVMADTDGEGLDAAVAELAESGAAVCGVAGDVCLREVANGVVERTMTEFGRLDSLFNVVGGSLARNVEEISEEQWRSQIDMNLGSVFQMSKPVIPLLRQRGGGSIVNVASTAGILAENRCSAYSASKGGVVLLTKNMALDFARDNIRVNAIAPGGTRTPRIERFLAEHPEHASMMVDLCAMQRFAGPDEIAAPAVFLASPEASYITGAVLPVDGGMTAGVTFRAFEAV from the coding sequence GTGACGGCGGGGGACCGCCGGGTCGCGATCGTCACCGCCGCCGCGGCGGGGATCGGTAAGGCGATCGCCATGCGGTGGTGCCGCGAAGGTGGGTGCTGTGTCATGGCCGACACCGACGGCGAGGGTCTCGATGCCGCCGTGGCCGAATTGGCCGAGTCCGGCGCGGCAGTTTGCGGCGTCGCCGGCGACGTTTGCCTCCGCGAGGTCGCCAACGGTGTCGTCGAACGGACAATGACCGAGTTCGGGCGGCTCGACTCACTGTTCAACGTCGTCGGCGGGAGCCTGGCCCGCAATGTTGAGGAGATCAGCGAGGAGCAGTGGCGCAGCCAGATCGACATGAACCTCGGCAGTGTCTTTCAGATGTCCAAACCCGTAATCCCCTTGCTACGCCAGCGTGGCGGCGGATCGATCGTTAACGTCGCATCGACGGCCGGGATTCTGGCCGAGAACAGGTGCTCCGCCTACAGCGCGAGCAAAGGCGGGGTCGTGCTGCTCACGAAAAACATGGCCCTCGACTTCGCTCGCGACAACATCCGCGTGAACGCGATCGCCCCTGGGGGCACCCGTACGCCGAGGATCGAACGGTTCCTGGCCGAGCACCCCGAACACGCCTCGATGATGGTTGACCTCTGCGCGATGCAGCGTTTCGCAGGACCAGACGAGATCGCTGCACCGGCTGTGTTTCTTGCCTCGCCCGAGGCGTCCTACATCACTGGTGCCGTGCTGCCGGTCGACGGAGGCATGACCGCCGGCGTCACTTTCCGGGCGTTCGAGGCGGTATGA
- a CDS encoding 2,3-butanediol dehydrogenase, which translates to MEAIVLNGNNDVGLTSVPDPAPQAGEVIIEVAATGLCGTDLHEFVAGPTFSQPPVVLGHEISGRIVEVGAGIDQSRIGEGAAVIPMDFCGSCHYCHRALYHLCQRPGWIGFTRNGGLANYVAVPSRLAVRVPDVVDLEVAALTEPTAVAFHAVRRAKLLLGETVMVLGAGALGLTVIQCARAAGAARIYVTEPSGVRASLARDLGATLVLDPHDPGTTACILEETRGVGVDVVFHVAGSAEAFTQGLDCLRKQGRFMEMSSWAGAASLDVNRHLLKEIQLRMVFGYDMFDDFPAVLALIADGKLALAPQITARVPLDRAVKEGLGGLLEGREGLVKVLVKP; encoded by the coding sequence ATGGAAGCGATCGTTCTGAACGGCAACAACGACGTCGGGCTGACATCGGTGCCAGACCCGGCGCCGCAGGCCGGTGAGGTCATCATCGAGGTGGCGGCGACCGGACTGTGTGGAACTGACCTCCACGAGTTTGTCGCGGGGCCTACCTTCTCGCAGCCGCCAGTGGTGCTCGGCCACGAAATCTCGGGCCGGATCGTTGAGGTTGGAGCGGGCATCGACCAATCCCGCATTGGCGAGGGCGCCGCGGTGATTCCGATGGACTTCTGCGGGAGCTGCCACTATTGCCACCGGGCGCTCTATCACTTGTGCCAGCGCCCAGGGTGGATCGGCTTCACCCGAAACGGGGGCTTGGCGAACTACGTCGCAGTGCCATCTCGGCTCGCGGTCCGAGTGCCGGACGTGGTGGACCTCGAGGTGGCGGCGCTGACCGAGCCGACGGCGGTGGCGTTCCACGCGGTGCGGCGAGCGAAACTGCTCCTCGGCGAAACGGTGATGGTCCTCGGCGCCGGGGCACTCGGGCTCACCGTGATCCAGTGCGCACGCGCAGCCGGAGCTGCGCGAATCTACGTCACAGAGCCAAGCGGCGTGCGGGCCAGCCTGGCGCGCGACCTCGGCGCCACGTTGGTGCTCGATCCGCATGACCCCGGGACCACCGCGTGCATCCTGGAGGAGACCCGCGGCGTAGGGGTGGACGTGGTCTTCCATGTGGCGGGCAGCGCGGAGGCGTTCACACAGGGCCTGGACTGCCTCCGCAAACAGGGCCGTTTCATGGAGATGTCGTCGTGGGCCGGCGCGGCCTCGCTCGATGTCAACCGCCATCTGCTCAAGGAGATTCAGCTCCGGATGGTTTTCGGTTACGACATGTTCGACGATTTCCCGGCCGTTCTCGCCCTGATCGCCGACGGAAAACTCGCGCTCGCGCCGCAAATCACCGCTCGAGTCCCGCTGGACCGCGCCGTCAAGGAGGGATTGGGCGGGCTATTGGAGGGCCGGGAGGGTCTGGTCAAGGTGCTGGTGAAGCCGTGA